The following proteins come from a genomic window of Phnomibacter ginsenosidimutans:
- a CDS encoding ribonuclease D: MNTPLLYVTNAAQLQQALQDLHAATVVAFDLEFDRDRYTYGFDLCLIQMATPEACFVIDPLAGLDLKPLYQFFETPGIRKLVHCPGEDLRLLHSLACYPTDLVDTELYAKLLNYEQTSLSNLLQLKCDVQLNKKLQTSNWGKRPLSDGQLHYAAADVIYLFELENILQQEATEKGLMPFVAEEFAQLNTVRYTLEARQNFLKKNDLQFMSPYDQYVLNELLRFRDDLARQKNKPAHQIIPEELVRQIAYRKMEPADILSQHGVHPILKSDRGVYMLEQQWKKINAAAHAQQLPRRRNGQPLSEEDRLRFEQKKLAQENAKAHIFQPIQQAIAAKYGEHAQKFLMSSSLVNDWLKGDQRINQLKLNYRKQLIQDVAQEIGVDITAWM, from the coding sequence GTGAATACCCCCCTGTTATACGTTACCAACGCTGCACAATTACAACAAGCACTGCAAGACTTACACGCTGCAACTGTAGTGGCTTTCGATCTGGAGTTCGACCGCGACCGCTACACGTACGGTTTCGATTTGTGCCTCATTCAAATGGCTACACCCGAAGCTTGTTTTGTCATCGATCCATTGGCCGGCCTCGATTTGAAACCGTTGTATCAGTTTTTTGAAACACCGGGTATTCGCAAGCTGGTGCATTGCCCCGGCGAAGATTTACGCTTGTTGCATTCGTTGGCCTGTTATCCAACCGATTTGGTGGATACAGAACTGTATGCCAAGTTGCTCAACTACGAGCAAACATCGCTGAGCAACTTGTTGCAATTGAAATGCGATGTGCAACTCAACAAAAAATTGCAAACCAGCAACTGGGGCAAGCGGCCACTCAGCGATGGCCAGTTGCACTATGCTGCTGCCGATGTGATTTACCTGTTTGAGCTGGAAAATATTTTGCAACAAGAAGCAACAGAAAAAGGGTTGATGCCTTTTGTGGCCGAAGAGTTTGCCCAACTGAATACAGTACGCTACACCTTGGAAGCACGGCAAAATTTTCTCAAGAAAAATGACCTGCAATTCATGAGTCCGTACGACCAGTATGTGCTCAATGAGTTGTTGCGTTTCAGAGATGATTTAGCCCGCCAAAAAAACAAACCGGCGCATCAAATCATTCCGGAAGAACTGGTGCGGCAAATTGCTTACCGCAAAATGGAGCCCGCCGATATTCTGTCGCAGCATGGGGTACATCCCATTCTCAAAAGCGACAGAGGGGTGTACATGCTGGAGCAGCAATGGAAAAAAATCAATGCAGCTGCACATGCACAGCAATTGCCCCGCCGCAGAAATGGCCAACCGCTATCGGAAGAAGACCGACTGCGTTTCGAACAAAAAAAGCTGGCACAGGAAAATGCGAAGGCTCACATTTTTCAACCCATACAGCAAGCCATTGCTGCTAAGTATGGTGAGCATGCCCAAAAGTTTTTGATGAGTAGCAGTTTGGTTAATGATTGGCTGAAAGGCGACCAACGCATAAATCAGCTAAAGCTCAACTACCGCAAGCAACTCATTCAGGATGTGGCGCAGGAAATTGGGGTGGATATTACTGCTTGGATGTAA
- a CDS encoding amidohydrolase, with product MQSWVIKKPTVAHCCSKRLKENGFTVEAGVADIPTAFVATYGSGQPVIGILAEYDALPGLAQQAVPEKQPIANQKGGHGCGHHLFGTASVAAGIEIKKLIEAKKFTGTIKVYGCPAEEGGSGKVYMVRAGLFNGVDAVIHWHPDSDNGVTMTSALANKSAKFRFKGLSAHAAMAPEKGRSSLDAVEAMNYMVNMMREHVPQETRIHYVITDGGKAPNVVPDYAEVYYYVRHPKRKDVVEIFDRVMKAAQAAALGTETNMEYEIIGGTHDLLLNKTLAVAMQQNLEKVGGVHYSPAEVEFAKKIQSSFTFTAPDVQNAAAVQPLKVEMDAGGGSTDVGDVSYVVPTVGLRAATWAPGTPAHSWQAVACGGTELGTKGMMVAAKTMALTAIDLYTNPTLIAKAQEEFKQMIGDYKYQALLGTRKPALNYRD from the coding sequence ATGCAGAGCTGGGTTATAAAGAAACCAACAGTAGCGCATTGTTGCAGCAAGCGATTGAAAGAAAACGGTTTTACAGTTGAAGCAGGTGTGGCTGATATTCCTACAGCATTTGTGGCCACCTATGGCAGCGGACAGCCTGTAATCGGCATCTTGGCAGAGTATGATGCATTGCCCGGATTGGCACAACAAGCAGTGCCGGAAAAACAACCCATTGCCAATCAAAAAGGCGGGCACGGATGCGGGCACCACTTGTTTGGTACTGCCAGTGTAGCGGCGGGTATCGAAATCAAAAAGCTGATTGAAGCGAAAAAGTTTACCGGCACTATTAAAGTGTATGGCTGCCCGGCAGAAGAAGGCGGCAGTGGCAAAGTGTACATGGTTCGTGCCGGCTTGTTCAATGGTGTAGATGCAGTGATTCACTGGCATCCCGATAGCGACAACGGCGTAACCATGACAAGTGCACTGGCCAACAAATCGGCCAAGTTTCGTTTTAAAGGATTGAGTGCACATGCTGCTATGGCTCCTGAGAAAGGACGTTCCTCTTTGGATGCAGTGGAAGCCATGAATTACATGGTCAACATGATGCGGGAACATGTGCCACAGGAAACACGCATTCACTATGTGATTACAGATGGTGGCAAAGCGCCTAACGTAGTGCCCGACTATGCAGAAGTGTATTACTATGTGCGGCATCCCAAACGCAAAGACGTGGTGGAAATTTTTGACCGTGTAATGAAAGCCGCACAAGCAGCCGCATTGGGTACCGAAACCAACATGGAATATGAAATTATTGGTGGCACGCATGATTTGTTGCTCAACAAAACATTGGCCGTAGCCATGCAGCAAAACCTCGAAAAAGTGGGTGGTGTACACTACTCTCCTGCAGAGGTTGAGTTTGCTAAAAAAATTCAAAGCAGTTTCACTTTTACTGCACCCGATGTACAAAATGCTGCAGCAGTACAACCGTTGAAAGTTGAGATGGATGCTGGTGGTGGTAGCACCGATGTGGGCGATGTAAGCTACGTAGTACCCACGGTGGGATTACGTGCTGCTACCTGGGCACCCGGCACACCGGCGCATAGCTGGCAAGCCGTGGCTTGCGGTGGTACCGAGCTGGGCACCAAAGGCATGATGGTAGCTGCCAAAACCATGGCCCTCACCGCCATTGATTTGTATACCAATCCAACGCTGATTGCAAAAGCACAGGAAGAGTTCAAACAAATGATTGGCGATTACAAATACCAGGCATTGCTCGGCACCCGCAAGCCAGCGTTGAACTACCGCGACTAA
- a CDS encoding peptidylprolyl isomerase, which yields MRIVSLFVLLLLLAACGAPKQFRKLNSEEKSAVKHYRQLIPAKDNHYYVLIMTTQGNMVVKLFDETPLHRDNFMSKVQAGFYDSLLFHRVINNFMIQGGDPTSKRATAETPVGSGSAPGQERIPAELKTDIGIYHKRGALAAARDNNPEKASSNCQFYIVQRPVWRQSQLDSTIVQRKLTLNADQQKLYTTVGGTPHLDGNYTVFGELVIGFDVLDKIATTKTRPGDRPEADVRMRMFVLRNRK from the coding sequence ATGCGTATCGTTTCCTTGTTTGTACTGCTGCTGTTGCTGGCGGCCTGTGGTGCCCCCAAGCAGTTTCGCAAGCTCAACAGCGAAGAAAAATCGGCTGTAAAACATTACCGCCAACTCATTCCTGCCAAAGACAACCATTACTATGTGCTCATCATGACCACACAGGGCAATATGGTGGTAAAACTGTTCGACGAAACACCCCTGCACCGCGACAATTTCATGAGCAAAGTGCAGGCGGGTTTTTACGATAGCCTGCTGTTTCACCGCGTCATCAACAATTTTATGATACAAGGCGGCGACCCCACCAGCAAGCGGGCAACTGCCGAAACACCGGTGGGCAGCGGTAGTGCACCGGGTCAGGAACGTATACCGGCCGAACTGAAAACCGATATCGGCATTTACCACAAGCGGGGTGCATTGGCCGCCGCCAGAGACAACAACCCCGAAAAAGCCAGCAGCAATTGCCAGTTTTACATTGTGCAGCGGCCGGTATGGCGCCAGAGCCAGCTCGACAGCACCATTGTGCAGCGCAAACTCACCCTCAATGCCGACCAGCAAAAACTCTACACCACCGTAGGCGGCACACCCCACCTCGATGGCAACTATACCGTGTTTGGCGAATTGGTGATTGGCTTCGATGTGCTCGACAAAATAGCCACTACCAAAACCCGCCCCGGCGACCGCCCCGAAGCCGATGTACGGATGCGGATGTTTGTGCTCCGCAACCGGAAGTAG
- a CDS encoding histidine phosphatase family protein → MRPHRIILVRHGESEGNFDRNTYAQKQDYKLLLTPLGEQQADEAGKKLQALIGDERILFYVSPLWRTRMTFEHIAKHFDKSQYRWKEDPRLREQEWGHFRDLKANIQIDDERNKFGTFYYRIKDGESCADVYDRVSDFMHSMYRDFEKPKFPQNAVIVSHGMTVRLFLMRWFHWTVEEFETLRNPKNAEIIIMEQDELTGKYKLVSELKRKNIRPDDEYKWHIIGR, encoded by the coding sequence ATGAGACCACACAGAATCATATTGGTACGTCATGGTGAATCGGAAGGCAACTTCGATCGCAACACCTATGCACAAAAACAGGATTACAAATTACTGCTGACACCATTGGGTGAACAGCAGGCTGATGAAGCAGGTAAAAAGCTACAAGCATTGATTGGTGATGAACGCATTTTGTTTTACGTATCACCCTTGTGGCGTACCCGCATGACCTTCGAACACATTGCCAAACATTTTGATAAGTCGCAGTATCGGTGGAAAGAAGATCCTCGTTTGCGGGAGCAAGAGTGGGGCCACTTTCGTGATTTGAAAGCCAACATTCAGATAGATGATGAACGCAACAAGTTTGGTACTTTTTACTATCGCATCAAAGACGGTGAAAGTTGTGCCGATGTGTACGACCGGGTCAGCGATTTCATGCACAGCATGTACCGCGATTTTGAAAAACCCAAGTTTCCGCAAAATGCTGTCATCGTTTCGCATGGCATGACGGTGCGTTTGTTTCTGATGCGGTGGTTTCACTGGACGGTGGAAGAATTTGAAACACTCCGCAACCCGAAGAATGCCGAAATCATCATCATGGAGCAAGATGAGCTCACCGGCAAATACAAACTGGTGTCTGAGCTCAAGCGGAAAAATATCCGCCCCGATGACGAGTACAAGTGGCACATCATTGGTCGCTAA
- a CDS encoding UDP-3-O-(3-hydroxymyristoyl)glucosamine N-acyltransferase, whose translation MKFPQPVSTQWIADLIHAQVIGDAQASITGINEIHKVETGDLCFVDHPKYYDTCLKSDASFIIINKAVDNAYGKTLLVCDQPFEAYLTIVSHFRPFVPATEMISNTAVIGKGTTIMPGVFIGHHVRIGRNCIIHPNVTIYDYTEIGDNVVVHAGTTLGADAFYYNSKRDRVVWYKKMKSCGRVVLEDDVEIGANCCIDKGVTHDTRIGRGTKLDNLVQVGHDVVIGQNCIIAAQVGIAGATTIGNGVNLWGQVGVSKTLHIGDGANVLAQSGVPSSIEGGKTYWGTPVVEAQVKRKELVWVKRIPEIWEKVKNK comes from the coding sequence ATGAAATTTCCTCAACCTGTCAGCACTCAATGGATTGCCGATTTGATACACGCTCAAGTGATTGGTGACGCACAAGCCAGCATTACAGGCATCAACGAAATACACAAAGTGGAAACTGGCGATTTGTGTTTTGTAGATCATCCAAAGTACTACGATACCTGTTTGAAAAGTGATGCATCATTTATCATCATCAACAAAGCAGTAGACAATGCGTATGGCAAAACACTGCTGGTATGCGATCAACCTTTTGAAGCGTACTTAACCATCGTGTCACACTTCCGCCCATTTGTGCCGGCTACTGAAATGATAAGCAACACTGCTGTTATTGGTAAAGGCACAACCATTATGCCGGGTGTGTTTATCGGGCATCATGTTCGCATTGGCCGCAACTGCATTATTCATCCTAACGTAACCATTTATGATTACACCGAGATTGGCGACAATGTAGTCGTTCATGCTGGTACCACATTGGGTGCTGATGCGTTTTACTACAACAGCAAACGTGACCGTGTCGTGTGGTATAAAAAAATGAAAAGCTGTGGCCGCGTTGTGCTGGAAGATGATGTAGAAATTGGTGCCAATTGTTGTATTGATAAAGGCGTGACACATGATACACGCATTGGTCGTGGTACCAAACTTGATAACCTCGTACAAGTTGGTCATGATGTAGTGATTGGACAGAACTGCATCATTGCCGCACAGGTGGGCATAGCGGGTGCTACTACTATTGGTAATGGCGTGAATTTGTGGGGCCAGGTTGGTGTGAGCAAAACATTGCACATTGGTGATGGTGCCAATGTGTTGGCACAAAGCGGCGTGCCTTCTTCCATTGAAGGTGGCAAAACGTATTGGGGTACGCCGGTGGTAGAAGCACAAGTGAAACGCAAAGAACTGGTATGGGTAAAACGCATCCCTGAAATTTGGGAGAAGGTGAAGAACAAGTAA
- the serS gene encoding serine--tRNA ligase → MLDIKLIRENPDFVKERLAHKQFKQLELVDQIASLDSQRRTLQQDLDNVLNQSNLAAKAIGGLMKEGNKEAAEAKKAEVAVLKDREKLLKDELTAVEQQQQDIAIQLPNLPAALVPAGKTPEENEVVREGGTKPNLPADAVPHWDLIKKFDLIDFETGAKITGSGFPLFKGKGAKLQRALTSYFLDFNTAAGYVEYIPPYMVNAASAYGTGQLPDKEGQMYYMPADDLYMIPTAEVPVTNIYRDVVLKETDFPIKMTAYSQCFRREAGSFGAQVRGLNRVHQFEKVEIIQIVHPDQSHTVLDEMVAHVEKLVQSLELPYRILRLCGGDMGFASAITYDFEVWSAAQQRWLEVSSVSNFETFQANRMKCRFKGDNGKTQIAHTLNGSSMALPRIMAALLENNQSDSGIHLPKALQPYFGAPFID, encoded by the coding sequence ATGCTCGACATAAAACTCATCCGCGAAAATCCTGACTTCGTAAAAGAACGCCTGGCACACAAACAGTTTAAGCAACTGGAACTGGTAGATCAGATTGCCAGCCTCGACAGCCAGCGCCGTACCCTGCAGCAGGATTTGGATAATGTACTCAACCAAAGCAACCTCGCCGCCAAAGCCATTGGTGGCCTCATGAAAGAAGGCAACAAAGAAGCTGCCGAAGCCAAAAAAGCGGAAGTAGCCGTACTGAAAGACCGCGAAAAACTGCTGAAAGATGAGCTGACTGCCGTGGAGCAGCAGCAGCAAGACATTGCAATACAACTACCCAACTTGCCGGCAGCCCTCGTACCAGCGGGCAAAACCCCCGAAGAAAACGAAGTAGTGCGGGAAGGCGGTACCAAACCCAACCTCCCCGCCGATGCAGTGCCGCACTGGGACCTCATCAAAAAATTTGACCTCATCGATTTTGAAACCGGTGCCAAAATCACCGGCAGTGGTTTCCCGCTGTTCAAGGGAAAAGGTGCCAAACTGCAGCGGGCCCTCACCAGCTATTTTCTCGACTTCAATACCGCTGCGGGTTACGTGGAATACATTCCGCCGTACATGGTGAATGCCGCCAGCGCCTATGGCACCGGCCAGCTGCCCGATAAAGAAGGCCAGATGTACTATATGCCGGCCGACGACCTGTACATGATTCCGACCGCCGAAGTACCGGTGACCAATATTTACCGTGATGTGGTGCTGAAAGAAACCGACTTCCCCATCAAAATGACGGCTTACAGCCAGTGCTTCCGCCGCGAAGCCGGCAGCTTTGGTGCCCAGGTACGTGGCCTCAACCGGGTACACCAGTTTGAGAAAGTAGAAATCATTCAGATTGTACACCCCGACCAAAGCCATACCGTGCTCGATGAAATGGTAGCCCATGTAGAAAAGCTGGTGCAAAGCCTCGAGCTGCCATACCGCATATTGCGCCTCTGCGGCGGCGATATGGGTTTTGCCAGCGCCATCACCTACGATTTTGAAGTGTGGAGTGCCGCCCAGCAACGCTGGCTGGAAGTGAGCTCTGTGAGCAATTTTGAAACCTTTCAGGCCAACCGCATGAAGTGCCGCTTTAAGGGTGACAATGGCAAAACACAAATTGCCCATACCCTCAATGGTAGCAGCATGGCACTGCCCCGCATTATGGCCGCCCTGCTCGAAAACAACCAAAGTGATAGCGGCATTCATTTGCCCAAAGCTTTGCAACCATACTTTGGTGCACCGTTTATTGATTAG
- a CDS encoding diacylglycerol kinase, producing MKRFINRVQYALQGWTAFFAKETHGQIQLIVAIIVVATGFYFSISTTEWMLLLLCIGLVLALEMVNTAVEKLADRVHPDHHPQIGLVKDVAAGAVLWASVISVVIGLMIFIPYVKALL from the coding sequence ATGAAAAGATTCATCAACCGGGTACAATATGCTTTGCAAGGATGGACAGCATTTTTTGCCAAAGAAACACATGGCCAAATACAATTGATTGTAGCCATCATTGTAGTCGCTACAGGTTTTTACTTTTCCATCAGCACTACAGAATGGATGCTGCTCTTGCTGTGCATTGGTTTGGTTTTGGCTCTTGAAATGGTAAATACGGCTGTTGAAAAACTCGCCGACAGGGTACACCCCGATCATCATCCGCAAATTGGCCTGGTAAAAGATGTAGCTGCCGGTGCCGTGCTGTGGGCATCGGTTATCAGTGTGGTAATTGGCCTGATGATTTTTATCCCCTATGTAAAAGCGTTATTATAA
- a CDS encoding winged helix-turn-helix domain-containing protein, with the protein MALPINIANLNKVFDSRIRLGIMSALMVNESISYNDLKELLQVTDGNLASHLKGLEDNGFVKVQKGFIGRKTNTTYSVTKAGEKAFRQHLDALEAMIKGTQG; encoded by the coding sequence TTGGCACTACCCATTAACATAGCAAACCTCAACAAGGTGTTTGACAGCCGCATCCGGCTGGGCATTATGAGTGCCCTGATGGTAAATGAATCCATCAGCTACAACGACCTGAAAGAACTGCTGCAGGTAACCGACGGCAACCTGGCCAGCCATCTGAAGGGCTTGGAGGATAATGGCTTTGTGAAAGTGCAGAAAGGGTTTATTGGCCGCAAAACCAATACCACTTATAGTGTAACCAAGGCTGGCGAAAAAGCCTTCCGCCAGCACCTTGATGCGTTGGAAGCCATGATCAAGGGCACCCAAGGCTAA
- the creD gene encoding cell envelope integrity protein CreD has product MQITAKASFGDRFLIKGIITGFLILVMLIPSVFVLNLVEERKERQQEVIAEVSSKWASAQTLSGPFLIVPYERTFIDADKKPAVVTEQLIVLPEQLMVNGTVQPQIKQRSIYKVALYKSSIKLDGHFDLKNITAGENETILWSKASLCMGLTDSRGIEAQMQSTAAQMPLTFDAGIPENGLAERGVSVPVDLSKVLADGRLDFTIPLSVRGSESLQVLPLGKTSSMQLRSEWESPSYIGKFLPQHNPDMKGFDAKWQVLHFNRDFPQIWKNRSYKAAEYAFGVSLIQPADNYAKTMRSVKYAILFIGLMFGFFFLLEIMLGYRVHPVQYVLVGIALIVFYTLLLSIGELLTFNIAYGMATFATVSLITLYAKQLFVKWSNALLIGGFLFGLYAFIYVLIQLEDTSLLAGSIGLFLLVALAMYFSRKINWYQQPAAVVAPEEEA; this is encoded by the coding sequence ATGCAAATCACAGCAAAAGCCTCATTTGGCGATCGGTTTCTTATCAAAGGCATCATCACCGGATTCCTCATTTTGGTGATGCTCATTCCTTCTGTTTTTGTACTCAATCTGGTAGAAGAACGAAAAGAACGACAGCAGGAAGTAATAGCAGAAGTCAGCAGCAAATGGGCCAGTGCCCAAACTTTGTCGGGGCCGTTTTTGATTGTACCGTATGAACGCACATTTATTGATGCCGATAAAAAGCCCGCCGTTGTAACCGAACAACTTATTGTACTACCCGAGCAATTGATGGTAAATGGCACGGTGCAGCCACAAATCAAACAGCGCAGTATTTATAAAGTGGCGTTGTACAAAAGCAGCATCAAATTGGATGGTCATTTCGATTTGAAAAACATTACTGCGGGTGAAAACGAAACCATCTTGTGGAGCAAAGCCAGCCTGTGCATGGGCCTTACCGATAGCCGTGGCATTGAAGCACAAATGCAATCGACTGCTGCACAAATGCCGCTTACGTTTGATGCCGGCATTCCTGAAAACGGATTGGCTGAAAGAGGGGTAAGTGTGCCCGTTGATTTATCGAAAGTGCTGGCCGATGGCCGGTTGGATTTCACCATCCCGTTATCGGTGCGGGGGAGTGAGTCGCTGCAAGTATTGCCCTTGGGCAAAACCAGCAGCATGCAGCTGCGTTCTGAGTGGGAATCGCCGAGCTACATTGGTAAGTTTTTGCCCCAGCACAACCCCGATATGAAAGGCTTTGATGCCAAATGGCAGGTGCTGCATTTCAACCGCGACTTTCCACAAATTTGGAAAAACCGCAGCTACAAAGCCGCAGAATATGCATTTGGTGTAAGCCTGATACAACCCGCCGACAACTATGCCAAAACCATGCGGAGTGTGAAGTATGCCATCCTGTTTATCGGCCTCATGTTTGGCTTTTTCTTCTTGCTCGAAATTATGCTGGGCTACAGGGTTCACCCTGTGCAGTATGTGTTGGTAGGCATTGCGTTGATAGTTTTCTACACGTTGCTTTTGTCCATTGGTGAATTGCTCACGTTCAACATTGCGTATGGCATGGCCACATTTGCCACCGTATCACTCATTACGCTTTATGCCAAGCAGCTGTTTGTAAAATGGAGCAACGCTCTGCTCATTGGTGGTTTCCTGTTTGGTTTGTACGCCTTCATTTATGTGCTCATACAACTGGAAGACACCTCGCTGCTGGCTGGTAGCATAGGCTTGTTCTTGCTGGTAGCACTGGCTATGTATTTCAGTAGAAAAATAAACTGGTACCAACAGCCTGCCGCTGTTGTAGCGCCTGAAGAAGAAGCATAA